The Spirosoma oryzicola region CTTTTTGCAGATCGTAGATATTTACGCTCTTGTTGAACTTCTTGGTGATGCTGGGCGTCTGTTCACTCGAGATCCATATTTTCAACTCCGCGTCCAGATCTAAATGTCCGGCTGTTTCGATGTTGAAGCGCGTGATGGCCCTATACGGAATAGACAGGTAATCGATTTTACGGCCCGTAACACCTTGCTTATCGACCAGGATTAACCGTTTGTTGGTGAACATAAACATGTCTCGGACAAGCGTAAAGCCAATTTCAATGACTTCGCTGTCCGACAGTAAATGCCCGTATTCTTTACTGAGTGATTCAGGTGTTACGGTACCTGCG contains the following coding sequences:
- a CDS encoding PH domain-containing protein, producing MGLFSALLGNAGTVTPESLSKEYGHLLSDSEVIEIGFTLVRDMFMFTNKRLILVDKQGVTGRKIDYLSIPYRAITRFNIETAGHLDLDAELKIWISSEQTPSITKKFNKSVNIYDLQKVLANHVLG